The Babylonia areolata isolate BAREFJ2019XMU chromosome 22, ASM4173473v1, whole genome shotgun sequence genome contains a region encoding:
- the LOC143296951 gene encoding uncharacterized protein LOC143296951 — protein sequence MARNGDRDIIMRRGLSPRRAAPPSIPGRSRTLTHYGSFGNREEPNPYIGGLDLYASPYNANRGFNQGFTDYSTRQSRPMHRHMRPASKCDEYLHNNSVYYSTVPNVTGHFIIHPDWVSERQSLRRSQSLLSF from the exons ATGGCCAGGAACGGAGACAGGGACATCATCATGCGCAGGGGGCTGTCCCCTCGCCGCGCCGCCCCTcccagcatccctggaaggtctAGGACCCTGACCCACTACGGCAGCTTCGGCAACCGGGAGGAGCCCAACCCTTACATCGGCGGCCTCGACCTCTACGCTTCCCCTTATAATGCCaa TCGAGGCTTCAACCAGGGTTTCACTGACTACAGTACGCGGCAGAGCAGACCGATGCACCGTCACATGAGACCGGCAAGCAAGTGCGACGAGTACTTACACAACAACAGCGTCTACTAc aGCACCGTTCCCAACGTGACTGGCCATTTCATCATCCACCCAGACTGGGTTTCGGAGAGGCAGAGCCTGCGTCGATCTCAATCCCTGCTCTCTTTTTGA